In the genome of Gloeocapsa sp. DLM2.Bin57, one region contains:
- a CDS encoding ATP-binding cassette domain-containing protein, translating to MPSLLSLKDLSELFGFQLSPIDYEQCLTKIETLEPTPYQLCWNSSNPQTGLFIIVEGQARILFDGDNLLLTLKPGSCFGEASLFREDNFQDYSVKASSRLKLYYLGADLLETLIAKYPQISKNLHQQAMLKDLLILWCRVVQLDHQQKLQLKEIVPLLERHTLVEGDVSAQLQKKSAFWLIRQGELENNSGKRLTGGMIEIPSPNTEHWRVKTFTELYTLNQTNWLKALTIIPSLGTIPHQVPKPVTIRQPSSQATVKDYFPLSKQKLAHWWQKTFKKYPIYYQQSITDCGAACLVMVSRYYGKQFSLNRLRDMTNVGREGASLGSLARAAEGIGFTTKPRQATLDKLAEQTLPAIAHWEGNHYLVVYEITPKKVIIGDPAQGQRVLSYKEFQAGWTGYVLLLEPTLKLEKTVNDKSSLWRFFTLLKPHWWILTEIFIASLFIQLFGLITPVFTQLLLDRVVVQRSTSTLVAIGSGLLIFGLFKVIMSGLRQYLLEHTANRLDVALIVGFIRHTLRLPLSFFESRYVGDIIARVQENTKIQRFLTGETLSIILDLLTVFVYIAVMFWYSAKLSLLVLMTVPPLVLLTLLATPILKNISRQMFKAGAAESSYLIQVLTGIRTIKSMAVEHTVRWEWEKLLNKLVKKRFDSQIIGNKLQILSGALQTFSTTALLSYGAWLVIQNEMTIGQLVAFNMLVGNVISPFQRLSGLWNEFQEVTIAVERINDIFDTDPEQDLENQSRQNLPSIQGHIRFEQVTFRYHLENKFNVLENINFEIKPGQTVALVGYSGSGKSTIAKLILGLYSPTKGKILIDGYDLQEIALQSLRQHIGVVDQDTFLFGSTIEENIALGRPEATHAEIIEAATKAGAHSFIKKLPQGYDTNIGESGGLLSGGQRQRIAIARALLGNPPVLIFDEATSHLDAESEAVIQVNLEKIREHHTTIIIAHRLSTIRHANLILVLNEGILAEQGTHGELMSKQGIYFHLYQRQLANV from the coding sequence ATGCCATCTTTACTGTCTCTCAAAGACTTGTCTGAATTATTTGGGTTTCAACTGTCACCTATAGACTATGAGCAATGTTTAACTAAGATTGAAACCCTAGAACCAACCCCTTATCAATTATGTTGGAACTCATCTAATCCTCAAACAGGACTATTCATTATAGTTGAAGGTCAAGCTAGGATTCTTTTTGATGGTGATAACCTATTATTAACCTTGAAACCTGGTTCTTGTTTTGGTGAAGCAAGTCTGTTTAGAGAAGATAATTTTCAAGACTATTCAGTCAAAGCCTCTAGTAGATTAAAGTTATATTATCTCGGAGCAGATTTACTAGAAACCTTGATAGCGAAATATCCTCAGATTAGTAAAAATCTCCATCAACAAGCAATGTTGAAAGATTTATTGATTCTTTGGTGTAGAGTAGTTCAGCTTGATCATCAACAAAAATTACAACTCAAGGAAATTGTCCCCTTATTAGAGCGACATACACTGGTTGAAGGTGATGTATCAGCACAGTTACAGAAAAAATCGGCTTTTTGGTTAATCCGTCAAGGAGAATTAGAAAATAACTCAGGAAAGAGATTAACAGGGGGAATGATTGAGATCCCTTCACCAAATACTGAACATTGGCGCGTTAAAACTTTCACTGAGTTATATACATTAAATCAAACAAATTGGCTTAAAGCCTTAACTATCATACCATCACTAGGAACAATTCCTCATCAAGTACCCAAACCTGTTACAATTCGTCAACCATCTTCCCAAGCAACAGTTAAGGATTATTTTCCTCTCTCTAAGCAAAAACTAGCTCATTGGTGGCAAAAAACCTTTAAAAAATATCCCATTTACTATCAACAGAGTATTACAGATTGTGGGGCAGCTTGTTTAGTCATGGTGAGTCGTTACTATGGTAAACAATTTAGCCTCAATCGTCTCAGGGATATGACCAACGTCGGTAGAGAAGGAGCATCTTTGGGGAGTTTAGCTAGAGCAGCAGAAGGTATTGGTTTTACAACTAAACCACGACAAGCTACCCTAGATAAATTAGCAGAACAAACACTACCTGCGATCGCCCATTGGGAGGGAAATCATTATCTAGTCGTCTATGAAATTACCCCTAAAAAAGTAATTATTGGCGATCCCGCTCAAGGACAACGAGTCCTGAGTTATAAAGAGTTTCAAGCGGGTTGGACTGGTTACGTATTATTACTTGAACCTACCCTCAAGCTAGAGAAAACAGTTAATGATAAATCATCTTTGTGGCGATTTTTTACCTTACTCAAACCCCATTGGTGGATCTTAACAGAGATATTTATTGCTTCGTTGTTTATACAGTTATTTGGCTTAATCACTCCTGTTTTTACGCAATTACTATTGGACCGAGTCGTAGTGCAGCGGAGTACTAGTACCTTAGTAGCAATAGGCTCAGGATTACTGATTTTTGGCTTATTTAAGGTAATCATGAGTGGTTTACGCCAATATCTGTTAGAACATACCGCCAATCGTTTAGACGTAGCGTTGATCGTTGGTTTTATTCGTCACACCCTTCGTCTCCCCTTATCCTTTTTTGAATCCCGTTACGTAGGAGATATCATCGCTAGGGTACAAGAAAATACTAAAATTCAACGCTTTCTCACAGGAGAAACCCTTTCAATTATCCTGGATTTACTTACCGTGTTTGTCTATATCGCGGTGATGTTTTGGTACAGTGCTAAACTCTCATTACTAGTGTTAATGACTGTTCCCCCTTTAGTCTTACTAACTTTGTTAGCTACTCCCATACTGAAAAACATATCACGTCAAATGTTTAAAGCAGGAGCAGCTGAGAGTAGTTATCTCATCCAAGTTTTGACAGGAATTCGCACCATTAAATCAATGGCTGTTGAACATACAGTGCGTTGGGAATGGGAAAAACTATTAAACAAACTGGTCAAAAAACGGTTTGACTCTCAAATCATTGGCAACAAACTGCAAATACTCAGTGGAGCTTTACAAACCTTCTCAACCACCGCTTTACTCTCCTATGGAGCTTGGTTAGTAATTCAAAATGAGATGACTATTGGACAGTTAGTGGCTTTCAATATGCTAGTAGGTAATGTGATTAGTCCTTTTCAGCGATTATCAGGATTATGGAATGAGTTCCAAGAGGTGACTATTGCGGTAGAAAGAATCAATGATATTTTTGATACTGATCCCGAACAAGATCTAGAAAATCAATCTCGTCAGAATTTACCCTCGATTCAAGGTCATATTCGCTTTGAACAGGTAACCTTTCGCTATCACCTGGAAAATAAGTTTAATGTTCTCGAAAATATTAACTTTGAGATTAAACCAGGTCAAACCGTCGCCTTGGTTGGTTACAGTGGCTCAGGAAAAAGTACGATCGCTAAGTTAATCCTAGGGCTATATTCTCCAACGAAAGGGAAAATCTTGATTGATGGTTATGATCTTCAGGAAATAGCCTTACAATCTCTACGTCAACATATAGGAGTGGTTGACCAAGATACTTTTCTCTTTGGTAGTACTATTGAAGAAAATATCGCTCTCGGACGTCCTGAAGCCACTCATGCTGAGATTATAGAAGCCGCTACTAAAGCGGGAGCACATTCTTTTATCAAAAAATTACCACAAGGTTATGACACTAATATTGGTGAAAGTGGTGGCTTATTATCAGGTGGACAACGTCAGAGAATTGCCATCGCTCGTGCTTTGTTAGGAAATCCTCCCGTACTAATTTTTGATGAAG
- a CDS encoding helix-turn-helix domain-containing protein, with translation MSQDNQDTGKRNRYPSINGKYLTDFQRNFLKESLKKEHRKAYRQRIEIMLLADEGFAQTTICKTLQCAPDTARYWMTMARIGLAHLWGERLIGRPRKVNEAYLARLTELIANGPKNYGYSFNRWTGQSLSKHLAQEFAIEISPRHLNRLLKSLNLSLKDNHVTPPPSICTPGGIVIRDLEIN, from the coding sequence ATGTCTCAGGATAATCAAGATACGGGCAAGAGAAATAGATATCCATCGATTAATGGCAAGTATTTAACGGATTTTCAACGAAATTTTCTTAAAGAAAGCCTTAAAAAAGAGCATCGTAAAGCATATCGTCAAAGAATTGAAATAATGCTTTTAGCTGATGAAGGATTTGCTCAAACAACTATATGTAAGACTTTACAATGTGCTCCCGATACCGCTCGCTATTGGATGACAATGGCAAGAATAGGTTTAGCCCATCTTTGGGGTGAAAGATTAATCGGTCGTCCCAGAAAAGTCAATGAAGCTTACTTAGCTCGTTTGACGGAATTAATAGCTAATGGTCCGAAAAACTATGGCTATTCTTTTAATCGTTGGACGGGACAATCTCTAAGTAAACATTTAGCTCAAGAATTTGCTATTGAGATCTCTCCTCGTCATCTTAATCGTTTGTTAAAAAGCCTGAATTTATCTTTAAAAGACAATCATGTCACTCCTCCCCCAAGTATTTGTACTCCTGGTGGAATAGTGATTAGAGATTTAGAAATCAATTAA
- a CDS encoding class I SAM-dependent methyltransferase: protein MSEIEKLVNKALAEGKPSAWFESVYQQANQDPRQIPWANLTPHPLLVDWLNEAKPDGRGKQALVIGCGLGDDCEVLSQVGFTVTAFDVSSTAITWCRQRFPASEVNYQVADLLDLPLNWRHQFDLVVEVRTIQSLPIEIRDQVLEAIANLIKPGGLLLLVTNFRAENQPRSGPPWAMSESELQRLESLGLAKTTEIKFPSLVRIVYQKPNSIKKQDTRSC, encoded by the coding sequence ATGTCTGAAATAGAAAAGTTAGTCAATAAAGCATTAGCAGAGGGGAAACCTAGCGCTTGGTTTGAGTCGGTTTATCAACAAGCTAATCAAGATCCCCGACAAATTCCCTGGGCAAATTTGACCCCCCATCCCCTATTAGTAGATTGGTTGAATGAAGCTAAACCCGATGGTAGGGGTAAACAAGCTTTAGTGATTGGTTGTGGGTTAGGTGATGATTGTGAAGTGTTATCTCAAGTTGGTTTCACGGTGACAGCTTTTGATGTCTCCTCTACAGCTATAACTTGGTGTCGTCAACGTTTTCCTGCTTCTGAGGTTAACTATCAGGTAGCTGATTTACTAGATTTACCTCTGAATTGGCGTCATCAGTTTGATTTGGTGGTAGAAGTGCGCACTATTCAATCTCTCCCCATCGAAATTAGAGACCAAGTCTTAGAGGCGATCGCCAATTTAATTAAACCAGGAGGGTTGTTGTTATTGGTAACTAATTTTAGGGCAGAAAATCAACCTAGATCTGGTCCTCCTTGGGCTATGTCTGAAAGTGAATTACAACGATTAGAAAGCCTAGGTTTAGCTAAAACCACAGAAATTAAGTTTCCTTCTCTTGTTCGTATTGTCTATCAAAAACCTAACTCAATAAAAAAACAGGATACTAGATCCTGTTGA
- a CDS encoding DUF3120 domain-containing protein has translation MINQTLINNPVKLLLRWCSTWSMFWGAGFLVSVPVFVQAPLVRYYPEFTLLLTLGWLWLAHYLYSNQQNKIWGDLLFGFSWSWLTGSIYWGWLRYEPLVHIPIESLMLPLALWCLGRGIGKIGNYFYLGSLLGTAITDLYFYINDLIPYWRQIMVTDTALVSPILQQAIAQVATPWGISWAVVLANFLLGVSLWAMQKNQLHWWAFAGAVLCTILVDALFWVGAAFV, from the coding sequence TTGATTAATCAGACCTTAATTAATAACCCTGTCAAGCTACTATTAAGATGGTGCTCAACCTGGTCAATGTTTTGGGGTGCAGGCTTTTTAGTCTCAGTACCCGTTTTTGTCCAAGCACCCTTAGTACGCTATTATCCCGAATTTACCCTGTTATTAACCTTGGGTTGGCTATGGTTAGCCCATTATCTCTATAGCAATCAACAGAATAAAATCTGGGGAGACTTGTTATTTGGCTTCAGTTGGAGTTGGTTAACAGGTTCAATTTATTGGGGATGGTTACGCTATGAACCCTTAGTTCATATTCCTATAGAATCATTGATGTTACCCTTAGCTTTGTGGTGTTTAGGGCGAGGAATAGGCAAAATTGGTAATTATTTCTACTTAGGTTCACTCTTAGGTACAGCTATCACCGATTTATACTTCTATATCAATGATTTAATCCCCTATTGGCGTCAAATTATGGTTACAGATACTGCTTTAGTTAGTCCTATTTTACAACAGGCGATCGCGCAGGTAGCCACTCCTTGGGGTATTAGTTGGGCGGTAGTTTTAGCCAATTTCCTTTTAGGAGTAAGTCTATGGGCTATGCAAAAAAACCAATTACACTGGTGGGCTTTTGCAGGAGCGGTTTTATGTACAATTCTGGTAGATGCTTTATTCTGGGTAGGTGCAGCTTTTGTCTAA
- the lipB gene encoding lipoyl(octanoyl) transferase, which translates to MLKKCLLIQDDLIPYPIAWQRQQKLVKARLDNQDLTDILWLLGHPCVYTLGTGANLAYLKDLNQSEYQVYRIERGGEVTYHYPGQIVGYPILNLHHYQTDLHWYLRQLEEVIIQLLKIYDLQAYRLPGFTGVWLEGYKIAAIGIKVKRWITMHGFAVNVYPDLAGFGRIIPCGISDKPVGCLTQFLPELTLTQVRDDLPQVFAEVFQVCLDKSCTYPE; encoded by the coding sequence ATGCTAAAAAAATGTTTACTAATTCAAGATGATTTAATCCCTTACCCAATCGCTTGGCAACGACAACAAAAACTAGTTAAAGCTAGATTAGACAACCAGGATTTAACTGATATTCTCTGGTTACTTGGACATCCTTGCGTATATACTCTAGGTACAGGTGCAAATTTAGCTTATTTAAAAGACCTCAATCAGAGTGAATACCAAGTTTATCGTATTGAAAGAGGAGGAGAAGTCACCTATCACTATCCAGGACAAATAGTGGGTTATCCTATTCTGAATTTGCACCATTATCAAACAGATTTACACTGGTACTTACGTCAACTCGAAGAAGTCATTATTCAGTTATTAAAAATCTATGACCTTCAAGCCTACCGTTTACCAGGGTTTACTGGAGTTTGGCTTGAAGGTTATAAAATAGCAGCTATTGGTATTAAAGTTAAACGTTGGATTACTATGCACGGTTTTGCTGTCAACGTTTATCCGGATTTAGCAGGTTTTGGGCGTATTATTCCCTGTGGAATCAGCGATAAACCCGTAGGATGTTTGACTCAGTTTTTACCCGAATTAACTCTAACTCAAGTCAGGGATGATTTACCTCAAGTCTTTGCTGAAGTTTTCCAGGTATGTTTAGACAAAAGCTGCACCTACCCAGAATAA
- the raiA gene encoding ribosome-associated translation inhibitor RaiA has product MKLLIQGNNIVVTEAIHDYVQQKLERAVKHFHSLTTKVDVHLSVARNERISDKHKAEVTVYANGAVIRAQEGSENLYASIDLVADKIARQLRKYKERKLEKKTHAQVKATDVVAEDPVTDNLIGDRTPELPSEVVRMKYFSMPAMTIEEALEQLQLVDHDFYMFRNSATDEINVIYIRNHGGYGVIQPRNGSNGNGNH; this is encoded by the coding sequence ATGAAGCTTTTGATTCAGGGCAACAATATCGTCGTTACCGAAGCAATCCATGATTATGTCCAACAGAAGCTAGAAAGAGCAGTTAAACATTTTCACAGTCTTACTACTAAGGTAGATGTTCATCTATCAGTAGCACGTAATGAAAGAATCAGTGATAAACATAAAGCAGAAGTCACAGTTTATGCCAATGGTGCAGTTATTCGTGCTCAAGAAGGTAGTGAGAATCTATACGCTAGTATAGACCTAGTGGCTGATAAAATTGCACGTCAATTGCGTAAATACAAAGAAAGAAAACTAGAGAAGAAAACCCACGCTCAAGTTAAAGCAACCGATGTAGTCGCCGAAGATCCGGTAACAGATAATTTAATCGGCGATCGCACTCCTGAATTACCCTCAGAAGTGGTCAGAATGAAATATTTCAGTATGCCAGCAATGACTATAGAAGAAGCCTTAGAACAACTACAATTAGTTGACCACGACTTCTATATGTTCCGTAATAGCGCTACCGATGAAATCAACGTTATCTATATACGCAATCATGGTGGTTATGGTGTTATTCAACCTCGTAACGGTAGCAACGGCAACGGTAATCACTGA
- the cobN gene encoding cobaltochelatase subunit CobN translates to MHRIASIQSGNNSSGEGVVIVTQTPAPIVMLTAADTDIQTLASCLSLLPVDFPELRVVNLLGLQQQISIDSYADTVLSQAKIIILRLLGGRSYWSYGLEVVKEIAANTQAKLLVLPGDDQPDGELISHSTVSLTIVNRFWRYLVEGGVINFANGLQYLTDYIFKTTYHPPSPEVVPKIGVYRSLEANSNHKVAILFYRAHYLAGNLLPIDSLCESIISKGISVVAIFLSSLRDTEIQIPLLEYLADVQLILNTTSFSTEKKYSQRLNVPIFQVILSSSTYQEWESGFSGLNPRDVAINVALPEIDGRIITRAISFKSVQNWQPELETEVVVYQPVQDRVDFIADLTNNWLKLRAKSPQERKIAIILANYPNRDGRIANGVGLDTPASCLIILEALQQQGYYLPSLPSTVEELMTALLRGVTNDPESRELRQVYQFLTQSEYLAYFTRLPEQVQQQISDRWGELTQATIPIPGRQLGNIFIGIQPSRGYDLDPSLNYHAPDLEPTHHYLAYYFWLKQVFAADAIIHLGKHGNLEWLPGKSIALGNNCYPEITLGTLPHFYPFIVNDPGEGSQAKRRAHGVIIDHLTPPLTRAQLYGPLQQLELLLDEYDQTQSLNPSRLPLIAEKIRSLVQEYHLDQELNLSQSLDQFLTEASGYLCELKEAQIRDGLHIFGRCPQGEQLRDLLQAIARFPSGNRPGLTQAMVEDLGLDCDPLIPSAVVAELEDQAAIWLAQLLQQQPFNPVPGAKTALVLQWIKSSLLPSLTATEQEITNLLLGLEGKFVDSGPSGAPTRGRPDVLPTGRNFYSVDIRTIPTQTAWDVGRKAAETVIERYTQEHGEYPQHLAISIWGTSTMRTGGDDVAEVLALLGVRPIWEGINGRVVDFEILTPSALGRPRVDVTIRVSGFFRDCFPSLLILLYQAIEAVSSLNEAKEINPLAAKVKTEQEFWQKEGLSESEAARRSLYRIFGSKPGAYGAGLQGLIEAQNWESEQDLARAYLNWSCYAYSYNQGIKATAAPEAFTERLKQLDIVLHNQDNREHDLLDSDDYYQFQGGLTVAVKAITGKNPEVYFGDNSLPHQPKVKKLQEEITKVYRSRVVNPKWLKGVMRHGYKGAFEMSATVDYLFAYDATTGCVEDYLYEGVAQAYVFDSQVQAFLEEHNPWALRDIAERLLEAQQRGLWTLAEDKTLNGLRAILHQAEAIIENFQ, encoded by the coding sequence ATGCACAGAATCGCTAGTATCCAAAGTGGTAATAATTCCTCGGGAGAGGGAGTGGTTATAGTAACACAAACTCCTGCACCTATAGTCATGCTAACGGCGGCTGATACCGATATTCAAACTCTAGCTAGTTGTTTGAGTTTACTTCCTGTTGATTTTCCTGAGTTACGAGTGGTTAATCTTTTAGGGTTGCAACAACAGATTAGCATCGATAGTTATGCAGACACAGTGTTATCCCAGGCTAAGATAATTATACTGCGTTTATTGGGGGGACGCTCTTACTGGTCTTATGGTTTAGAAGTGGTTAAGGAAATAGCTGCTAATACCCAAGCTAAATTATTGGTTTTACCAGGAGATGATCAACCAGATGGGGAGTTAATCAGTCATTCTACGGTTTCTTTAACTATAGTTAATCGCTTTTGGCGTTATCTAGTCGAAGGTGGAGTTATTAATTTTGCTAATGGTTTACAGTATCTAACTGATTATATCTTTAAGACTACCTATCATCCTCCTTCCCCTGAAGTTGTACCGAAAATAGGGGTTTATCGTAGTCTAGAGGCTAATTCTAATCATAAAGTAGCTATCTTATTTTATCGCGCTCATTATTTAGCGGGTAATCTTTTACCTATAGATAGTCTTTGTGAATCTATTATCTCTAAAGGTATCTCGGTGGTAGCTATTTTTCTCTCTTCTCTACGGGATACAGAGATACAGATTCCTTTGTTAGAGTATTTAGCAGATGTACAACTAATTTTGAATACCACTAGTTTCTCCACAGAAAAAAAATACTCTCAACGTTTAAATGTCCCGATATTCCAAGTTATTCTCAGTAGCAGTACTTATCAAGAGTGGGAAAGTGGTTTTTCTGGTTTAAATCCCCGAGATGTGGCGATCAATGTTGCTCTTCCTGAAATAGATGGTAGGATTATTACTAGGGCGATTTCTTTTAAATCAGTACAAAATTGGCAACCAGAATTAGAAACAGAAGTCGTCGTCTATCAACCTGTTCAAGATAGGGTAGATTTTATCGCTGATTTGACGAATAATTGGTTAAAATTACGGGCTAAATCCCCCCAAGAAAGAAAAATAGCCATAATTCTAGCTAATTATCCTAATCGTGATGGTAGAATCGCTAATGGTGTGGGTTTAGATACTCCTGCTTCTTGTTTGATTATTTTAGAAGCTTTACAACAACAAGGTTATTATCTTCCTTCACTTCCCTCTACCGTAGAAGAGTTGATGACTGCTTTACTCAGGGGTGTAACTAATGATCCAGAAAGTAGAGAGTTGCGCCAAGTCTATCAATTTCTCACTCAATCAGAGTATTTGGCTTATTTTACTAGGTTACCTGAACAAGTACAACAACAAATCAGCGATCGCTGGGGTGAATTAACTCAAGCAACTATTCCGATTCCAGGGAGACAATTGGGTAATATTTTTATTGGTATTCAACCTTCTCGGGGTTATGATTTAGATCCTAGTCTTAATTATCATGCACCAGATTTAGAACCAACTCACCATTATTTGGCTTATTATTTCTGGTTAAAGCAAGTTTTTGCTGCTGATGCTATTATTCATTTAGGTAAGCATGGTAATTTAGAATGGCTACCTGGTAAAAGTATCGCTTTAGGCAATAACTGTTATCCTGAAATTACTTTAGGAACTTTACCCCATTTTTATCCTTTTATCGTCAATGATCCAGGTGAAGGTTCTCAAGCTAAAAGACGTGCTCATGGTGTCATTATAGACCATCTTACCCCTCCTCTAACTCGTGCACAATTATATGGTCCTCTACAACAGTTAGAATTACTCCTCGATGAGTATGATCAAACCCAAAGTTTAAACCCTTCTAGATTACCCCTCATAGCCGAGAAAATTCGTAGTTTAGTCCAAGAATATCATCTCGATCAAGAATTAAATCTCTCTCAATCCCTTGACCAATTTTTAACCGAAGCTTCTGGTTATCTGTGTGAATTGAAAGAAGCCCAAATTAGAGATGGTTTACATATCTTTGGTCGTTGTCCTCAAGGTGAACAATTGCGGGATTTATTACAGGCAATTGCACGTTTTCCTAGTGGCAATCGTCCTGGATTAACCCAAGCTATGGTTGAAGATTTAGGCTTAGATTGTGACCCCCTTATCCCTAGTGCCGTTGTAGCCGAGTTAGAGGATCAAGCTGCCATCTGGTTAGCACAATTATTGCAACAACAACCCTTCAACCCTGTACCTGGTGCAAAAACAGCCCTAGTTTTACAATGGATTAAGTCTTCTTTACTTCCTTCTCTAACAGCAACTGAACAAGAAATAACCAATCTCTTACTAGGTTTAGAGGGTAAATTCGTTGACAGTGGCCCTTCAGGCGCACCTACCCGCGGGAGACCTGATGTACTGCCCACTGGTCGTAATTTTTATAGCGTGGATATTCGCACTATTCCTACCCAAACCGCTTGGGATGTAGGCAGAAAAGCTGCTGAGACGGTTATTGAACGTTATACTCAAGAACATGGAGAATACCCCCAACATTTAGCTATTTCTATTTGGGGTACTTCTACCATGCGTACTGGTGGAGATGATGTCGCGGAGGTCCTCGCTTTACTCGGAGTTCGCCCCATTTGGGAGGGAATTAACGGAAGAGTTGTAGATTTTGAAATCCTTACTCCGTCAGCTTTAGGACGTCCTCGCGTTGATGTTACAATCAGGGTCTCTGGCTTTTTTCGCGACTGTTTCCCCAGTTTACTAATTTTACTATATCAGGCAATTGAGGCTGTGTCAAGCTTAAATGAGGCAAAAGAAATAAATCCTTTAGCGGCTAAAGTGAAGACAGAGCAAGAGTTCTGGCAAAAAGAGGGCTTAAGTGAGTCAGAAGCTGCCAGGCGATCGCTTTATCGGATTTTTGGGTCAAAACCTGGAGCTTATGGAGCGGGTTTACAAGGGTTAATTGAGGCGCAAAATTGGGAATCTGAACAGGATTTAGCCAGAGCTTATCTGAATTGGAGTTGTTATGCCTATAGTTATAACCAGGGCATCAAGGCTACAGCTGCTCCAGAAGCGTTTACCGAGCGTTTAAAACAGCTAGATATAGTGCTCCACAATCAAGATAATCGGGAACATGATTTATTGGATTCAGACGATTATTACCAGTTCCAAGGGGGATTAACCGTAGCGGTAAAAGCAATAACTGGTAAGAATCCCGAGGTTTATTTTGGGGATAATTCTCTACCCCATCAGCCGAAGGTTAAGAAATTACAAGAAGAAATTACCAAGGTTTATCGCTCTCGTGTGGTTAATCCTAAATGGCTCAAAGGGGTGATGCGTCATGGCTATAAAGGGGCTTTTGAGATGTCAGCGACGGTAGATTACCTCTTTGCCTATGACGCTACCACTGGTTGTGTGGAAGACTATCTCTATGAAGGAGTAGCTCAAGCTTATGTCTTTGACTCACAGGTGCAAGCTTTTTTAGAAGAGCATAACCCCTGGGCTTTGAGAGATATCGCTGAAAGGCTCTTAGAAGCCCAACAAAGGGGTTTATGGACTCTGGCTGAGGATAAAACCCTTAATGGCTTACGCGCTATCCTACACCAAGCAGAGGCGATCATTGAGAATTTTCAGTGA